The genomic stretch GGTTTTCTGGCACCAGCATGATGCCCAGCAGCGTGAAGTACGCGACCATCAGCAGCAGGTAGGTCACGAGGCTGTTGCCCCGCTGGGCGCTGAGCAGCGCGTCCACATACACCGGGCCGTCCTCGCGCCGTGGCGGCAGGACGTAGCCGGGCAGGCGCCCGCCCCGGTGAATGTCCACGATCAGGGCGGTGATGTTGTCCGGGCCGCCCTCGTCGTTGGCGGCGTTCACCAGCAGCCGGGCGGTGGCCTCGGGCGACAGGGGCCGCGAGAGCAGACCCAGCAGGGCCTGATCGGTGACCACGCCGCTCAGGCCGTCGGTGCACAGCAGCAGGCGGTCCCCGGCCTGAATGGCCAGCCCAAACAGCTCCAGGCGCACCCGCTCCTCGCCGCCCAGGGCGTTGCTGACCACGCTGCGCCACTGGTGGTCGCGCGCTTCGTTCTCGGTCATGTGGCCCAGGCGCACCTGCTCGGCCACCCAGGAGTGGTCTTCGGTGAGGCGGTGCAGTTCGCCGCCGCGCAGCAGGTAGGCGCGCGAATCGCCCACATGGGCCAGCAGCGCCGCGCCCCGGTCAATCAGGGCGGCCAGCAGGGTGGTGCCCATGCCCACGTATTCGCCCACGGCGTGGCGCAGCACCGCCATATTGGCCGCCTGTACCGCCGTGGCCAGGCGCACCGGCGCCGCGCCCCGGCTGTCCAGATACGCCTGACTCAGGGCGTCCAGCGCGAGGTTGGCCGCCAGTTCGCCCGCCGCGTGGCCGCCCATGCCGTCGGCCACCGCGTACAGCCCGCCCTGCGGCAGGTCCAGCGCCAGCGCCGCGTCCTGATTCACGCCGCCCTGCCGCTGACGACCCACATCGGTCAGCAGACCCGACGTAAGGGAGGGCGTCGCGGGGGCGCGCATGAGACCAATATAAGCCACGGGCCCCGGCGCCTGACCCGGCGCTGGGCCACGTCCAGAAATCGGGGTTTGCCCGAAGAGGGTACGGCGGCGCCCAGCGGTGCTGGTCGGGGTGGGAAGCACCGCCTGTGCCCCCGGGTTCTCCGGCCCCAGGCCCTTTCGCCTCAGGGCGCCGGCTGCGCCTGCAGCCAGCCCAGCAGCGCCTCGGCACTGGCGGGGTTGGTGGCCAGGGGCACGTCATGCACATCGCACAGGCGCACCAGGGCCGTCACATCCGGTTCGTGAGGCTGCGCGGTCAGCGGATCGCGGAAGAAAAAGACAGCCAGCACCTCGTTCTGGGCCAGCCGCGCGCCAATCTGCTGGTCGCCGCCCAGCGGCCCGGACAGCACCCGCTCCACCTGCAGGCCCGTCTGCTTTTCCAGAATGCCGCCGGTGGTGCCGGTGGCCACCAGAGGAAAGCGGCCCAGCACCTCCCGGTGGGCCAGGGTGAACAGGGCCAGCTCTAGCTTTTTCTTGTCGTGCGCAATCAGGGCCACCTGGCGGCGGCTGGGGGGCGGCGGGTGGGCAGTCATGCGGGAATTGTGGCACGCGGGGCCGCTTTCCTCTGGCCTGCAGGGAAGGCGGCTCTGGACGGATGGTCTGCACGCCCCCTCTGGGCAGCCTGGGTGAGGGGCGGCTTACGCCGCGTCCTCCACCCGAATGCGGCGGTACAGGGCCTGCACCCCGCACCACACGCCGTAGCACAGGGTGCCCAGCGCCACGGCCCCCAGCAGCACGTTGCCGGCCGGCTGGTCGCGCAGCCATGTCAGCGCCTCGGACACCCCCACCGCTTCCCGGGCGCGGTCACGCCACGCGGCCAGCAGGGCAAACGAGCCGATCACCAGCATCAGCAGCCCACGCGCCGTGATGCCCACCTGGCCAATCTTGACCAGCAGCCCGCACAGCCGCTCGCTGATGTCGTGAAAGGCCATGCGCTTCATGAATTTGGCGCCGTAGGCCACGTACAGCTGATTGGCCGCCACCCCCAGCAGCGCCAGGCCGGCCACCAGCAGCAGCAGGCGGCCAGCGGGCAGGTTCAGCACTGTGCCCGCCACCTGATCCTCACTGTTCTGCTGGCGCGAGGCGTACCCCAGCAGCGCCAGGCGCGCGCTGAACACTGCCAGCCCCAGGTTGGCCAGCGCGCTGAGCAGGTACCCGGCGCGCTTGCCCAGACCCTTGGGGCCGGTGCCCTGGCGCTCCGGGTCCAGTGCAGCGCGAATCAGCTGCCACAGGGCGTAGCCCAGCAGACCCAGCGCCAGCAACCACAGCAGCGGGCGCCCCGCCGGAATGTCCTGCAGTCGCAGCAGCGCGCCCTGCATGTCGGTGGTGGCGCCGCCGCGGCCCAGGGCCACGCCCAGCGCCAGCAGGCCCACGGTGCTGTACACCACGCCCTTGCTGGCGTAGCCCACCCGGGCCAGCAGGTCCAGGGTGGGCGCGGCGCGCCCGGTGACGGCGTGCGCGCCGCGTGCCGCGCCCCGTTTCAGGTCTGAGGCCACCTCCTGGCCCACGTTCTTCAGGTCTGCCATTAGACCTGTAGTGTGGGCCGCCCCTGCCTGCCCCTGGGCCAGAAGCCCCAGAAGTCCCCCTTGACCTGACGCGGCGGTTTTCTTCATGTTGCGCGGGCCCGGCGCGGCCAGGTCAGGCCAGCCAATGAAAAGCCCCCGCCGCAAGGGACGGGGGGGGCGCACAGCACGCAGCGGGTCACGCCCGCGTCGTCAGAGCATGTGCTTCATGCCAGGGCGGGGTTTAGCCTCAGGGCAGTTCCATCTCGAAGTCGGCCACGTCGCCCAGGTACTCGGTCATCCAGGCTTTCACCGCAGCCTTGGTGTAGCCCCCGGCAATGGGCATGGTGGAATCCAGGTAGTAGGCGCCTTCGTAGATGTACGCCTGGGTGTAGTAGTTGCTGTTCCAGTCGTTCACCAGTTCGGTGTCCAGGCTGTCCTCGTCGTCGCTGTAGTCCCACGACACGCTGGCGGTGGCGCGGCTACAGGTGTTGGCCTTGCAGTTGCTCAGCCACACTGTCACCTCGTAGTCGCCCGCCATGATCGTCATGCTGGGGTCGCTGTCGGGGTCGGCCGGGTTCAGGGTGACGCGGTAGCCGGCTTCACGCAGCGCGGCTGCCATGGCCGTTGGGGTCGCCGGTTGCACCTGGGACGCGGCGGGCGCCGCCGCGCCGCCCGCCAGGGCCGCGCCGGAAAGAGCAGAAAGCAGAACAGCCGCCGACAGAATTTTTTTCGTCATGCCCTACAGTACGACGCCCAGCCCCGAAATGTGAGCAACTTTAGAATGAAAGCAGTGACTCATCTGCTTCATGAAGCCTGATGCATACCATGAGGATGATGACCACACCTGCCCCGGCCCGGCGCAAGCGCACGTTCGGCGTGTACATTGGCCGCTATGAGCCGCCCCATCAGGCGCACCTGCTGGTGATGCTTGAAGCCCTGGAGAGCGTGCAGAAGCTGATCGTGGTGATTGGCAGCGCGCGGGCGGCGCGCAACGTCAAGAACCCGTTTACCGCCGACGAACGCCAGGCGCTGATTGCCGCCATGTTGCGCGGGGCCGGGATTCCCCGCACGCGCGTGCTGTTTGTGCAGGTGCGCGATTACTTCTACAACGAGGCCCTGTGGCTCTCCGAGGTGCAAAGTGGCGTGCATGCCCACACCCGGGGCAGCAGCGACGTGGCCCTGATCGGGCATATCAAGGACGAGAGCAGCTATTACCTGCGCTCCTTTCCGGCCTGGGAATTCATTCCCACCCACGTGGTGAGCCCACTGAGCGCCACGGATGTGCGCCGGGCCTACTTTGAAGACCGCCTGGACGAGGTGCAGACCATGGTGCCGGGCGCGGTGCACGCCTTTCTGGACCGCTTCCGCACCACCCCTGAGTTTCAGGAGTTGCAGGCCGAATACGTCTACCTGCAGCAGTACCGCGCCGCGTGGCAGGCCGCGCCCTATCCGCCTATCTTCGTGACCAGTGACGCTGTGGTGGTGAAAAGCGGCCATGTGCTGTTGGTGCGCCGGGGCGGGTTGCCGGGCCGGGGGCGGCTGGCCCTGCCCGGCGGCTTTCTGGAGCAGGACGAGACGCTGCTGGCCTGCTGCGTGCGCGAGGTTCACGAGGAAACGGGCCTGGGCGCGGGGCTGGACCTGCCGGCGCATCTGCGTGCCCAGGCGGTGTTCGACTACCCCGACCGCAGCCTGCGCGGGCGCACGGTCACCCACGCCTTTCACTTTGACCTGGGGATTGGGCAGTTGCCGCGCCTGAGTGGGGGAAGTGATGCCCGCGAGGCCCTGTGGCTGCCGCTGAGCGAGGCGCTGGGGCAGCCGGAGCAGTTTTTTGAGGACCACCACGCGATCATGGAGCACTTTGTGATGCGGGGGACGTAGACAGACAGCAGGCCGGCGCGATGAGCGCCGGCCCGGGTCTCTTGCCAGAAGTCATACGGATTCCCTCCATTTCCGTAACATCCGGGAAAGAGCCGGATGTTCCTCCAATTCCCGGAAATCCGTATTTGTTCCCCCTCCCTCTGGTCGGAAAAGTTCCGTAACACGTTACGGAACTTTTCGGAACCCGTATCAGGGCAGGTATTCCAGAAAATAACTGGTCGACGTCATGGTGCCATTGCGGGTCAGCAGAGTCGCGCCGCCTTGGCTGTTCAGCGCCAGCCCTTCAATAAGGCCGTGTACCGGCAGCGTGCGGTTGCTGAGTGTCTCGACGTCAATCAGCGAGGCGCCGGCGTACCCTGTTCCCCAAAGCCAGTTGGGCTGAGCATGGTCAAAGCCGATCACCTGATTGGGACGGTCTCCTGGCAGATTGAAGAGCGTAACGGCACCGTTCAGGCCCAGCCGGCGCAGGCCCAGGCCGGTGCCTATGGACCAGATATTGCCTGAGTTGTCCACGGCAATGTGCGTGTGCTGATTGTTTCCGCCCACATCTACTTTGCGGGTTGCCATAGAGGTTGTGTCAGTCAGCGTGGCCATATCCCCTTCCTGGCCCTGGAAGACCACAAAGCGCCCATTGTTGCTGATCAGGAATGTGCTGCGGTAGACGTAGCCATAGTTCACATCGCTGCCTGCAGGAACAATATCGTCTGCTCCAGGGGCCCAGTAGGCAAGCTGACTGGTGACAGCGCCTGAAGTGCTGGTGCCCTGGATCAACCAGATCCGTCCCTGGGCATCAGTGGTGGCGGTCATGGCAAATATGCTCCGGTTATAGAGAAGCGGATGGTCGAACGTGCTCACTTGGCCATGGACATCTATTTTCCAGCCGTTGCCCGTGCGCTGCGACAGAACGAGAAGATCACCCTGAGACGTGCTGACTCGGGTTACCCCGGAATCTGGAATGGTCACGGGCGCACTGGGCACTCCATTCACATAACGGGTAAAGGTTGCCGTCTCTGCGCCAGTCTGTGGATTGAATGTTGAGGCGGTGCGCACCCAGACGCCGTGAGCGGAAGGCGTCAGGGCTCCAGCTTCCTGGCCCAGCAGGAAGCTGGTGGGCAACACCCTCAGGCGGCCAGAGGCGCCTGTATCACCAGGGGCCAGATCGGGTGAGGTGGCCTTAAAGTTGAAGATCCCCAGTGCAGTCTCCGCTGTCGTGTAGACAGTTGTCTGGATATCAGCAGTGGCACCGGGCGTCAGATCAACGGTCACAGGGTCAGCTGTGACGCCAGGAGGAAGGTCCCGAAGCGTAACGGTGGTGCGGCCACCGAAACCGTGGACACTTCGCACACGAAGTTGAACAGTCCCTGATTTCCCTCGGTCGACCTGAGCGCTGCCTGTAAGAATTTCCAGCGTTGCTGCCGGCTGCGGAACGTAGAGGGAGGCAGCGGCCTCCACCAGAAGTTTTCCGCTGCGCGCCTGCACCTTCAGCGGGTACGATCCAGCCAGAAGCTGGTTGGCGCCTGTCAATTGCACCTGCGTCGCGGCTGTGTCTGTCAGATTGACTTCTGTGGCTGCGGCACTCACCCCATCAGGCAGGCCCAGGAGGCTGAGCGTCACAGGCCCTTTGAACTGATTGTGCGCTTGCAGCTGAAGGGCCAACTTGGCCGACCCGTTGCGCTCGAGGGTCACCTGGGCGTTCGGGAGCCGCATGGAGAAGGAAGGACGCTCATCGCGCAGCTGACCGAGAATAGTGTTCAGAGCAGCCCCTGACGCAGAGGTCATCCGCAGCTCAAAAGATTGTGTGTTGGCCGGGCCGCTGTAGCGGAAAGTCAGTGTGGTGTTCAGGCGCTGGGGTGCGAGGCCCAGGCCAGCCAAAAAGGGATGAACGTGTTGCTGGGCGCTCAGGGCTGAGAGGTTGATGGTCGCTGGTTCGACTGTCAGACCAGGTAAGGACGTACTGAGGCGCAGTTCACCACTGAATCCTCCTACCTGGAAGAAGGTGACAGGCACCTGCACCGGGTCATCGCTGGTCAAGGTGATATTCAACGATGACGGAGATGTCACGACAGAGGGAGTGAACCGCAAACCCCGCAACTCTGTTCTGGCCTCTGCGCTGGGCGTCCGCATAAACAGGGTAGTACTGTTGGAGGCATACTCTACGGCGTTCCAGCCCTGCTTCAACTTCAAGTCATACTCGACTCGCCCGCTCATCCCGCAAGAGGCAACGCCCTGTGCAGATGCAGCTTGCTCACTGTAAATGCGGGCCACCACACTGCCGCTCAGCGTGGCGCCAGAGAGGAAATGCTCGGTCACCGTGCCCATGGGATCACCGTCAGTGCTCACGACGTATAACCGGCTCAGGCGATAGATATTGGTGTTGCCAGAGCTGCTGCCTGTGAAGGTACACCCACTGTTCTGAGGGGGCAGCAGCGTCACAGGCGTAACCTGAGAAGGGCGTTGGGTCAGCGGGAAGCGAAGAGTTCCTGGCGCGGTGATGGTCCCCTCATTTGAGGCGCTGATCTCGTTCAGGCTGGCCAGCAGCACCTTCCCATGCGGAAAAGTGGTGCCCACAACCTCACCGCTGATGATGTCGTCCTTCAGCGTGGTCTTTACTGGTTCTGGAGAGGGCGGTGTGGGCGGCTCTGGGTTTTGTGGTCCAGTACAGGCCAGCAGCACAAAGGGCAGTATGCCTAGAGCTGCTCTTGGATAAAGCGGTTTTGGTCTACTCCTCATTTATTCTCAAGGTTACCGCCTTCATTCGCCGGACGAAGTGCAAAGATGACACGTTTGTAGGGCTTTCTCTGTGTCTACAGGCCCAGAGGGCGGACACCGTGACCCAATCCCCCCTCCCCGCCGCTGCCCCCCCTCTACACTGAACCCCGTGCTGCCCGCCCGCTCTCCCTTTGCCCGCCTGGACGGCTTTCTGCGTGACACCCTGGGCAGCGGCGCCACCCGGCTGCACGAGGAAGAGGCCCAGGCGGCCCGCACCGTGGCGGTGGGCGACCTGGGCTGGAGCGGCGCCGTGGCGCGCGGGTTTGGCTTCCCCGAGGTCTACGCCCACCAGGCCCAGACCTATAAGCTGATGCGGGCGGGCGGCCACGTGATCATCACCACGCCCACCGCCAGCGGCAAAACCGGCGCCTTTTTTCCGGGCGTCTTTGACCGGCTGGAACGCGATCCCCAGGCCACGGCCCTGTTCGTCTACCCCCTGGTGGCCCTGGGCCAGGACCAGCGCGACAAGCTGCTGGCCTTCAAGGCGCGCGGCGGCTTCCCCTGGGAGGTGGCGGCCTTTCAGGGCTCGGCGCAGGGCAGCGAGGTGTTCCGGCCCGGTGTACGCATGGTGACGGCCACGCCCGACAAGCTGCACTGGTCGCTGACCCAGCCGGGCATGCGCGAGTTTCTGAAGGGGCTGTCCTTTCTGGTGCTGGACGAAGCCCACACCTACCGGGGTGGCTTTGGCTCGGAGGTGGCTGGGATGCTGCGCCGCCTGCTGGCGCTGGCGCGCGCGCTGGGGGCGAACCCCCAGGTGGTTCTGAGCACCGCCACCATTGGCAACCCGGCCGAATTTGCCCGCGAACTGACCGGCGTAGAAGCCACAGAGGTCAGTGAATCGGGGGCGGCACGCCACGGCAAGCGCTACGTGCTGGCCGACCACAGGGGCCAGCCGCGCCGCTTCTGGAACGCGGTCATGGACGCCAGCGAGCGCTACGATCTGAAGGTGCTGGCCTTTTTCCGGGGCCGCTCGCGCGCGGCGCGGCTGTATTCCACGTACCGCGCCCAGCCGGGGTACGCCCGCCGCGCCCACCTGTACATGGCCGGCACCAGCGACCGCGAGGGCCGCCTGTCTGAATTCCGCCGCGCCCGCAGCGGGGTGATGTTCGCCACCAACGCCCTGGAAGCCGGTGTGGACATTGGCGACCTGGAAGTGGTGATTATTGACGGCTATCCCGGCAGCCGCATGGCCTTTCGCCAGATGGCCGGCCGCGCGGGGCGCATTGCGCCGGGGGTCGTGCTGTACCTGCCCGCGCTGAACGAACAGGGGGTGCCGCTGCCCGCCGACGCCTTTTACAGCAACGCGGGAAATTTTCTGGAACTGCTGACCGGCCCCATTGAAAAGGCGGTGGTGGAGGCGCAGAACCCCTATCTCTCGCCCCGGCACCAGGCCCGCGCCAACGAGGAATTCCGGCTGGCGGGTCTGGCCCTGCCCCACGAGCCCCGCATAGCCCCCCGCTACTGGAATCTGCGCGGCGAGGGCAGCCTGAAATACGCCGTGGTCGAGGCTGCTGACTGGGAGAAGCTGGGGTCAAAGGCCCTGGACGCCCCGCTGGAAAGTCCCAGCCAGCACTACGCCCTGACGGAAAAGCACGAGGGCGCGGTGTTTACCCTGGACGGCCAGGGCTACAAGGTGCTGCGCTGGGACGAGCACCCGGCGGGCACGGCGATTGTGGTGGAACGCTACGACGCCGCCAACCTGTTCACGCGCGGGCTGTCGGCCACGCTGGTGACCCCTGTGGGGATGGGCGAGTGGGTGCGCCGGGGCCCACTGGCCTACCGCTGCGGCGAGGTGAGCATTCGGCGGCGCTACGCGGGCTACCAGATGTTGCGGCAGGTGTTCGAGCGGGTATGCGTGGGCTGCGACCGTGAACCCGGCCCCACCGAGCGCAGCTGCGCCCGCTGTGGGGGCCGTATTCAGGACCGGATGCAGGACCACAAGCTCAGCGAGCACCTGTACGACCAGCCCACCGAACTGCCGGCCTTCCGCACGAGTGCCCTGGAAATTGGCCTGGACCCGCGCGCCACCGAGCGGCCCACCGCTGTGGCCCACACCCTCAAGCATCTGCTGCACAAGGTGACCCCCGAACGGATTGCCTGCGACGAGAACGACCTCGCCAGCGCCTTTCGTGAGGGCCGCGACACCTACTTTTTCCTGTACGACGACTGGCTGGGCGGCCTGGGGGTGGCGCGGCGGGCTTACGAGCAGATGGACGCCCTGCTGGAACGCGCCCTGGGGCTGGTGTCCAAGGCCTGCTGTCAGAACGCGCACGGCTGTTACGAGTGCATTGCCGCCTCCCGCTGTTTTTCGCCCACCCTGCCGGGCGGCGAGCGCCGACCCACCGACAAGCACGCCACCCGGCTGTTTCTGGAAAGCCTGCCCGGGATGCCGGTGCGCGCGGCCCTGCCCGCCGCCCCCCTGCCCGATGCCGAGCCGCTGCCCGACGAGGTTGCCCTGCCCCCCAGCTGGCCGCTGCAGGCGCGCGAACTGCTGGACCTGCACGGCCTGTCCCTGCCCGAGGTCAGCGCCCGCCTGGGGATTCCCAGCCGGGAACTCCAGCGCGCTGTCAGCACCACCGAGCCGCTGCGGCTGCAGCACGCCAAGTTTGGCACCGGGGTGTTCATGCAGGGCTTTCACCAGGGCGAGCGGCGCGAGGTGCTGGTGTATTTCCCGGGCGTGGGGCAAAAGCGCCTGCTGCTGAAGTTTGCGGGGCTGAGTGTGGTAGGCGGGGCCGCCGCCCCGGCCTGAGCCCGCGCTTGACCGGCCCCGGGGGGCGCCGCTATACTCGGGCCCGCCGAGAAACGGCAACCATAGGGATATGGTGTAATGGCAGCACAACAGATTTTGGATCTGTTTGTCTAGGTTCGAATCCTAGTATCCCTGCCAGACTGTGCGGCTCTCCGACCTACCGGGGAGCCGCTTCTGCTTGGGTTTGGCAGTGGACTTTGGGCCGGCAGCGCTCCCCTCATGAGACAAAACGTGACCGGGCTCATGTTGCGTCAGCTGGCCTTCACCGCCCGTCAGGCAGCGGGGCCTACCTTGGTGACAGAGGCACAGTTGGTTGGCCCACACGGCCCGGCCCCAGGCCGGGCGGCGGCGCCCTGTGCCCTCCGGGAGTCCATCATGAACAAACTTGCCCTGCCCGTCCTCCTGACCGCCTCCCTGCTGGGCGCCCTGTCGGCGCCCGCCGCCGCCGCGCCGCAACTGAGCGCCCAGAGCATCATCGTGAACCCGGTGCCCACCACCCTGCAGGCGCGGGTGTGGGTGGACCGCGACCGCAGCGGCAACGCGGTGCCCAGCTACCGCGTGGGCGACCGCATTACCCTGTACGCCACGGTCAACGAGAACGCCCACGTGTACCTGTTCAACGTGAACCCCGACGGCACCGTGGACCAGATTCTGCCCAACCGCTTTTCGGGCAGCACCTACCTGCGCGCCGGGCAGACCCGCGCCTTTCCCAGCAGCCGCGACCGCTTTACCTTCGACGTGGCGGGCCCCGAGGGCCTGAACCGCGTGCTGGTGGTGGCCAGCCGCCGCCCGCTGAACCTGAATGAACTCAGCTCGTACGCGGCGGGGCAGGACTTTGCCACCGTGAAGCCCACCACCACGCCCGGCTTTGCCCAGGCCCTGAGCATCGTGGTCAACCCCGTGCAGCGGCCCATACCTCAGCAGGACTGGACCAG from Deinococcus arcticus encodes the following:
- a CDS encoding PP2C family protein-serine/threonine phosphatase codes for the protein MRAPATPSLTSGLLTDVGRQRQGGVNQDAALALDLPQGGLYAVADGMGGHAAGELAANLALDALSQAYLDSRGAAPVRLATAVQAANMAVLRHAVGEYVGMGTTLLAALIDRGAALLAHVGDSRAYLLRGGELHRLTEDHSWVAEQVRLGHMTENEARDHQWRSVVSNALGGEERVRLELFGLAIQAGDRLLLCTDGLSGVVTDQALLGLLSRPLSPEATARLLVNAANDEGGPDNITALIVDIHRGGRLPGYVLPPRREDGPVYVDALLSAQRGNSLVTYLLLMVAYFTLLGIMLVPENRVPIGLSGTVLLLGLMVGHRTVGRAPPPLGPPSAVLPARMAELPVRESRP
- the mgsA gene encoding methylglyoxal synthase: MTAHPPPPSRRQVALIAHDKKKLELALFTLAHREVLGRFPLVATGTTGGILEKQTGLQVERVLSGPLGGDQQIGARLAQNEVLAVFFFRDPLTAQPHEPDVTALVRLCDVHDVPLATNPASAEALLGWLQAQPAP
- a CDS encoding DUF1206 domain-containing protein, coding for MADLKNVGQEVASDLKRGAARGAHAVTGRAAPTLDLLARVGYASKGVVYSTVGLLALGVALGRGGATTDMQGALLRLQDIPAGRPLLWLLALGLLGYALWQLIRAALDPERQGTGPKGLGKRAGYLLSALANLGLAVFSARLALLGYASRQQNSEDQVAGTVLNLPAGRLLLLVAGLALLGVAANQLYVAYGAKFMKRMAFHDISERLCGLLVKIGQVGITARGLLMLVIGSFALLAAWRDRAREAVGVSEALTWLRDQPAGNVLLGAVALGTLCYGVWCGVQALYRRIRVEDAA
- a CDS encoding YbjN domain-containing protein, yielding MTKKILSAAVLLSALSGAALAGGAAAPAASQVQPATPTAMAAALREAGYRVTLNPADPDSDPSMTIMAGDYEVTVWLSNCKANTCSRATASVSWDYSDDEDSLDTELVNDWNSNYYTQAYIYEGAYYLDSTMPIAGGYTKAAVKAWMTEYLGDVADFEMELP
- a CDS encoding bifunctional nicotinamide-nucleotide adenylyltransferase/Nudix hydroxylase, with the protein product MTTPAPARRKRTFGVYIGRYEPPHQAHLLVMLEALESVQKLIVVIGSARAARNVKNPFTADERQALIAAMLRGAGIPRTRVLFVQVRDYFYNEALWLSEVQSGVHAHTRGSSDVALIGHIKDESSYYLRSFPAWEFIPTHVVSPLSATDVRRAYFEDRLDEVQTMVPGAVHAFLDRFRTTPEFQELQAEYVYLQQYRAAWQAAPYPPIFVTSDAVVVKSGHVLLVRRGGLPGRGRLALPGGFLEQDETLLACCVREVHEETGLGAGLDLPAHLRAQAVFDYPDRSLRGRTVTHAFHFDLGIGQLPRLSGGSDAREALWLPLSEALGQPEQFFEDHHAIMEHFVMRGT
- a CDS encoding DEAD/DEAH box helicase produces the protein MLPARSPFARLDGFLRDTLGSGATRLHEEEAQAARTVAVGDLGWSGAVARGFGFPEVYAHQAQTYKLMRAGGHVIITTPTASGKTGAFFPGVFDRLERDPQATALFVYPLVALGQDQRDKLLAFKARGGFPWEVAAFQGSAQGSEVFRPGVRMVTATPDKLHWSLTQPGMREFLKGLSFLVLDEAHTYRGGFGSEVAGMLRRLLALARALGANPQVVLSTATIGNPAEFARELTGVEATEVSESGAARHGKRYVLADHRGQPRRFWNAVMDASERYDLKVLAFFRGRSRAARLYSTYRAQPGYARRAHLYMAGTSDREGRLSEFRRARSGVMFATNALEAGVDIGDLEVVIIDGYPGSRMAFRQMAGRAGRIAPGVVLYLPALNEQGVPLPADAFYSNAGNFLELLTGPIEKAVVEAQNPYLSPRHQARANEEFRLAGLALPHEPRIAPRYWNLRGEGSLKYAVVEAADWEKLGSKALDAPLESPSQHYALTEKHEGAVFTLDGQGYKVLRWDEHPAGTAIVVERYDAANLFTRGLSATLVTPVGMGEWVRRGPLAYRCGEVSIRRRYAGYQMLRQVFERVCVGCDREPGPTERSCARCGGRIQDRMQDHKLSEHLYDQPTELPAFRTSALEIGLDPRATERPTAVAHTLKHLLHKVTPERIACDENDLASAFREGRDTYFFLYDDWLGGLGVARRAYEQMDALLERALGLVSKACCQNAHGCYECIAASRCFSPTLPGGERRPTDKHATRLFLESLPGMPVRAALPAAPLPDAEPLPDEVALPPSWPLQARELLDLHGLSLPEVSARLGIPSRELQRAVSTTEPLRLQHAKFGTGVFMQGFHQGERREVLVYFPGVGQKRLLLKFAGLSVVGGAAAPA
- a CDS encoding DUF4384 domain-containing protein encodes the protein MNKLALPVLLTASLLGALSAPAAAAPQLSAQSIIVNPVPTTLQARVWVDRDRSGNAVPSYRVGDRITLYATVNENAHVYLFNVNPDGTVDQILPNRFSGSTYLRAGQTRAFPSSRDRFTFDVAGPEGLNRVLVVASRRPLNLNELSSYAAGQDFATVKPTTTPGFAQALSIVVNPVQRPIPQQDWTSDAAAYNVEY